Genomic segment of Chionomys nivalis chromosome 17, mChiNiv1.1, whole genome shotgun sequence:
ACAagtcaagcactttaccagcaGGCCCGTATTCCTTGTCCTATCTTGCTCTATAGAGTTCTTTCTCTATCCCAAAACATCCTTGTTCTCTAGCAAGCACAACTTCAGTGCTAGGGTACCACAGAATTTGCCCTCCCCTCGCCACCACCAACAAGTGACCAGTAAGGTCTTGGGTTCTAGCTCAGGAATTGTATCCTTAGAGGTTTTTCCAAGAAGGGCCTGAGATAGTTGCTTGCACCTTTACTCAGATCCAGATTCCACACAGATGAACGTATTATCCTTTCCACACTTTATTAATTTGCTGGTCCTGCACCCATGCTTGTTGATCTGTATGTCTTACGTATAAAACTGATTTAAGACGCACTTGGAGATGTGCACAGATTCCTGACACTGGAGGGAACTGGTTAATTTAGGTGAAGACGtcatcctttctctcttctttttcaagCGCTGATCATTTATCTGTTCCTCGTAAAGACTTACTTTGGCTGGACTCAGAAATAGAAGCTCTCAGCAAGGACAGCCCACGTCTCTCGGCAATCTGTTCCTggggtttttctttgatttccttcattctcttggccaaaagtttagcacattctgcagcctcctccttGTTTTGCTTAGTGTGTTGTTACGTTGGTGTTTGTGTTGCAGGATCTGCGAATAACAAGATGCCGGTCTGGGTGCTTTGGTGCTGAGTCTCTTACCCTCTTCGTTTTTAAGGGCTTCCTGACAACATGTTGGTGGACATCATGTTCTTTAGAGAGACCAGTGTTGGCAGATTTTTGCTAGCTCTTTTGGGCCCCAAGGGCAGAAGCACCCAGAAGCactgtagtctctctctctctctctctctctctctctctctctctctctctctctctctctctctctctctctcctcttttacAGGAACATTTGGATTGGCATCTGTTCACAAGGCATCCTGTGAACACActtgtgcttcctctctcctgttctccttggcTCACAACAAGAATACCCCTTCCTCAACAGCAGGAGCTCTCTGACATGGGTCAAGACTCTTTGCTTCACAGGAAAACCTTGTTTCTTCTTCCCACCACAGACTGGGAGCCCATACCCTTCTGCTATTCACCCAGGGCATCAGCCCTCTTTCTGGGACCATGTGTTTCTCATTGTCAATGAGTTCTGACAACAGTGGCTGGGAAGACTGTTCAACTTCATCTTGACAGATCCATCAGCTGAAGAGGCACCAAGAAAAAGAGTGGGGTTTCTTCTCTCCCTAGTCCTTCAGttctgctgggggagggggacaacCTGGAGTCTTGCTTGGCCTAGGCAAGCATCTACCACTGAGTTGCACTGCAGTCCACTGATTCTCAGGAAGCAGTGAGGGGTTAAAGGCTCTATTCCGTTCATTTGAAGCAGCTCTTGTCTCTCTGGACGTGTCTTGCACGGTCTGAGAACAGAAAAGAACTATCACCCAGGACTTCATTTTTCCGCgagtgacaattttttttttttttgcagttctcCAACTTTATTTGAGATCCAGTAGGTTAGTTCTCATCCACATTGACTGTCTGTAGATTTTTGAATGTGGTAACAGGCACGGCAGGCACATAAGTTACCAATGTGTAGAGTTTGTTTGGTGAGTCCTCATCCTCATTACGTTTTCTGGACAAACGTACCCGGATACGATATGGAACATTCCTTATTCCTTTGGCCCAGACGGCTTTATTGAGCCTGGTATCAATCCGCACATCCGGAGTCCCCATCTCCTTCATGGCAAATTTCCGGATTTCTTTGAGTGCCCTAGGAGCACGCTTCTTGAAGCCCACGCCATGGATGCGCTTGTGAATGTTGATGGTGTATTCTCGGGTCACCACCTCGTTGATGGCAGAACGGCCCTTCTTCTTCTCGCCACCCTTCTTTGCGGGAGCCATTCTGCCGGGCCCAAGCTGGAAAGCCGCGAGTGACAATTTTACCAGCATCTGGCACATAGTATGAGCTCATGTCAGAATTAGTGTCTCTATAGTGTAGAAACTGAGGTTTCGAAATTGAGGATGTCTCGGACGGCACTGTGAAAGCATCAGCTCAGCTTCAGCACTCAGTAGGAGCTTTGGCGAAGGGGCAGGATAGTCGGGAGCTTTTTGGTTGAAAGTCCCCAAAACAGCACTGGAGGGAGGAGCCCAGGGCGTATGCAAATACAACACTGAGAGCCTTCGAGTTGGCCCGCTCCAGAGGGGCGGGGCGTGCCGTTGCTGGTGGCAGGTGCTCAGGGTTGCGCAGGGCAAGGAGTGCGCTCTGCAGGTTGAAGTGCTGTTCGCTGAGGCTCATCTCGGGCGATGCTCCTGCTCTGGGCCCTGCTGGTCCTCGGATGCCTGCGGTGTGGCTGGAGTAagcgggagggggggggggggagcaccgGGACATGTCCAGGGAGGGCCAAGAGGAGCGAGCGGAGACATGGGGTGGCACTGGGAAACTTACTTAGGAGGTCTGATTCCAGCAAAAGGGACGCAGGTATCAGCAGCTGTATAAGAGAAGTTTCCTTTGATGGGAAtcccagcacccttccatggGCCGGCCTCAACCCTCTGAGGGGTGTTGCGGGAGAACACCATACAGGGACTTCAGAGAGCAGACCCAGTCCTGTGGCTACCCCCGGACTGGGGGAGAAGGGACCAGTCCCTGGAACGGGAGGGTTGGCCCATCTTGGGACAGTGTTAGAGGGAGCCTACAGGGTCTGAAGCCGAGAGTAGACATGGAAGAGCCCTGAACTTGTGGACCTCACTGTTTTTCCTGAGAGACTGGACCACCGGGGTCACCAAGGGTCTTAGAGGGAGGAAAACAGATGTGGTTTGCACGTTAGAGTAGAGGGTTCAAGTGAAGAATTAGTGGGGTAGAGGGGAAAGGGCCTGGGACAGAGACCTTATAGAGGCAGATAGAGGGCAGCTGGGTGGGTTAGGGATGTGGGGTAGGCAGGGTGGGCACAGCAGCACTGATTATCTCCGAGAGAAGTTCGTGAATTGGCCCATCGGGAAGGCCAAGCTCAGGGCAGGACATGCGGTAAGTGCTCGGATACGCCTATGCCCAAGGATGTGCCCAGAGGTCAGCTCTAACCCTCATTGCTTTCGCCAGCTGTGAACCTCCAGCCTCAACTGGCCAGCGTGACCTTTGCCACCAATAACCCCACCCTCACCACCGTGGCCTTGGAGAAACCTCTGTGCCTGTTCGATAGCTCGGAGCCACTCAGCGGTACTTACAACGTTTACCTCTATGCCATGGTCGACTCAGGTAAGGAAGCTGTTTCCCTCTCAAAGGGTCCTTGACAGTccacagggaggaggagggagctgggtgatgggacATTGCATGCCTGGGAGGTCTAGGACCCCTTTGCTCATCACTGCCCATGCACACACTGACACCACTGGGGCTGTGCCCCAGACCTGAACTTGTGCTGGCATCCAGGCTGGTGGGGGAGACATCAGACTCTGAGTACCTGCCTAGCACCCACTGCCCCGCCCACTTTAGAGTCGATGTCTGCAAGCAGCATGCAGGGTGTTATGATAGAGCAGGGGATCAAGGcaagagtgggggggggggtccttccCTGGGGTTCCTACAATTGCATTGTGATCTCACTGACTTTTGAACCTAGGTCGTTTCAGGGTTTTCCCCAAGATTGCTCCCCTCAACCCAGCCCACTGCCCTCAATGCAAGCTTCTGGGTTTGGGAACCACGTACCCACAAACAAGCCTCCTGAGATTTCCCAGCATTCCATCCTGTGAACAGGTCTCTACAACTACCTATGAATGTCCAGTCTGTAGGCATCTGGGGTAATTTTCTGCCATTTTGCAGAAGCCCAGAGGTGATTGGTCCAAGTCACCCATATAGTAAAGAAGAAATGTGAGATCCAGTATGGGTCCCGTCACATGCACCTTGGCGTTATCCCACCCCTTCCCATTTTACAGGGGAAAGAATCCAGGGCTGGCAGCTGCAGGTGGCAGATGTCTGTTGAGCTGGGGGTTACAGGGCATTGCAAGACAGAGCAAGTGAGAGGTGAACCCACTGCCTCACAGTGAAGCGCTCCTGCTCCCATCCCACTGAGTTTCCCACATGCCAATCATCCTAGTGCCCGGAACCAACCTGGGCAGACTTGGGCTTGGGAGTGTGTGACGGGTGACTGAGCGGTTTCCGCTGAGTTGGAGTGGCTAGGGTCCTGACTCCCAGCACTGCCTCTGCAGCCAGCTCCAGGAATGTGTCTGTACAGAGCAGCGCTGGAACTCCACTCAACACCACCTCCCAGCAAACCCAGGGCGGGAGGTCGGGCCCCTACAAAGCTGCGGCCTTTGACCTGACCCCTTGCGGTGACTTGCCCAGCCTGGATTCTGTTGGAGATGTGACCCAGGCCTCAGAGATCCTGAACGCATACCTAGTCAGGGTGGGAGACAACGGGACCTGCCTTTGGGACCCCAACTTCCAGGGGCTCTGCAACCCACCCCTGACGGCAGCTACTGAGTACAGGTGGGTGTAAGCGGCTGAGGGAGGACAGGAGACCCAAGGAAGGGACTAGATGGGGGAGGCCATACTACTCAGGGACCAGGTGTCCTGACCCAACCCATAGCTGTCTCCTGGAAGTCTTCCTGTGTGTCCCCCATGGTTCTCCTCTCTCCTGTTTCCAGTGGCTAGGCACAAAGGGGAGATAAAAGTCACTCTTAATCCATCTTCTTCCAGGTTCAAATATGTCCTGGTCAACATGTCCACAGGCTTGGTACAGGACGAGACTCTATGGTCGGATCCCATCCGTACCAACCGGCGTAAGTGCGTGCTGGGGGTGGTAGCAAGCCAGTCCTGGGATACTCCGTAAGGAACCCCAGCAATGCAGGGCTAGGGATTGACCAAGAGGAGAGTTGACTGCCCCTGGGGAAAGTCCCCCAAACAACTGGCCATTGTGCTGTTGAGTACATTGCTTCTTGAGATACGTTCATCGGAACCATCCCTTCCCTCTTCCATGCTTGAGATTGGTCCACGCTGGGTGTATTAAAGTCAGGGTCACCTCTCTGGATTCAGAGACGGGTGGTCCTGTGAATTCTCACAACAGCAAGCATCCATGATAGCACAGGATGGCCCAAAGACTGGAGATTAGGTGGAAGAACTCTGGAAGAACCATGTCTCTCCTTACTCAGAGCCCTTTGAACCCCTGAGGCAGGCAGCAGGGGCCAGGAAACTGCAGAACAACCGAGGTCATGCTTGCACCCCCTCTAGTCCCACCGGGGTTCTCAGGAGGGAGCGCAGGGTCGCACGGACTTACATGCAGGGAACAGCCATGCTTTGCAGAGATGGACCTCATCTGTTCATGACTGTGTGGGACCCAGTGCAGAAACCTCTGCTTCCTACTTCTGCCCCAGCAGGAGGAGGGCCACTTGAGGCTCCAGAAGGTTGCCTGAGCTCACACACTAGTGAGGGACATGAAGGTGTGAGGGATCTTGATGGGTGGATGAATGTGTGAATGTACCTGGATGTGGGTATGACTGAACCACTTGTGAGTtcaagtgtgttgtgtgtgcctgtgaggtaCATGGTGTGCAGCACACATCTATGAGTGTGTAACAAGTGTAGTGTGTTTAAGTATAGCCTATTTGCTGTACgttgtgtgtgggtatatgagGCATGTCTGTGCTGCCGGGTGAACCTACCATGCTCCCTCCCTGTCACAACTCCTGTGACATGCCCATTTATTGTGGTCTTGCAGAAAGCAGCCTTGAGATCCTTGGAGCTGAGTCCTGGCTCTAAGCCTGGTCTCTGTCCCTCACACAGTGGACACCTCCACCTCCTTGTCTGGCTAGTGTGGGAGAATCCCTCGAGGAACTCTGGTGGTGGTAGGAGAGCCAGCACTCCTGGGGCCGGTCCTAAGGGTtagcctgttgtaataagagcggcggggctgtgttccgccacccggctgcccgcacgactagcttatgccccgaaataattacacggaaactgtattcttttgatcactgcctggcccattagctccagcctcttattggctagctcttacatattgatctaacccatttctaatattctgtgtagcaccacgagctagcttaccaggaaagatcttaacctgcgtctgtctggagtgggagaatcatggtgactccctgactcggcttctttctcccagcattctgttctgtttactccacccaccaaagggcctaggcagtttctttattaattaaccaatgaaagcaacagattaatacaagacccacctccatcattagcCTCCGGGTTTCAGAGTGTATGTGAGACTGCCTAGACCTGGGGTACCGAAGTGGAGTGTGAACTCAGTCAGGTCTCCAGGGATCTGTGTAGACGGTGCCACAAGTCCCTTGCTCACTGTAGGACCTGTCCGTTGTTTCCAAGGGTGACACTGACCAGAAGGATTGAAAGCCGCAACCCCTCTGAGCACTTTGCTcacctttattttgtttagaatAAATATACCATCCATGTCACCAGAAGTCTTGAGTTAGTATATATCTAACCTTCTGCAGACAGATGGAGTAACCAGGAACATGGAGGTTGTGGAAGGGGATGAGGGGCAGGAAGGCTCTGGGTATGTAGGTCACCCTAGAATCCAGGTGCCAGAGCAGGGGATTCCTGTACTGGAAGAAGATCCAGGGTGGGGCATTTTCTGGAGAGTAAGTGGCCTGTGGTCCTCTGCAGCTATCCCGTACTCAGCCATCGACACGTGGCCGGGCCGGCGGAGCGGAGGCATGATTGTCATCACTTCCATTCTGGGCTCCCTACCTTTCTTCCTGCTCGTGGGCTTTGCTGGAGCCATTGTCCTCAGCCTTGTGTGAGTACCGCCAACTGAGAGGGTTGGAGCCTGAGCAACACCCTccccaggaaagattcagcactgGGTCCTTTGAGACCGGGCAGGGAGTGGAAGCCAGGGGCTGCCTGCCAAGGTCCGGGTGAAAGCAAACAAAGCCCTGGGGTTTCAAGGTCAGGCCATTCACCAGGGTTGAAGGAAGGGCTCAGGTGCAACCCAGGTTGTGGGAGTGGGCCCATTGATATCTCAGTTCTTGGACTGAGAGTGTAGCTCAGTGTAGCACTTGCCCAGAATGtaggaggctctgggttcaatcccaacaTCGCACAAAAGAGACAGGCTTTAGCTGTGATGGAGTTTTGTGACCTCAGGAAAACATACAAATTCTTGGTTTCCCCATCTGGAAAATTAAGGTGACAATAACATGTACAATAGAGTGGCAAAGGTCACCTGGAATTACTTCCGTGAAGCCCTCAGAGCAGTGCTTGGGAGCTGTTATTTAACTCACCCAttcaggtggggaaactgaggcctggtaGTGGGGAGGGTATCTCAAGGTCAGAGCCTGGGCCTAGAACCCTGGTCTCTGACTGCAGAAGCCTGGAGGGGTGGAGTAGGAGTAGGGCATGAATCACCACCCcgccaaatacacacacacacacacacacacacacacacacacacacacactgccactcAATGAGCCTGGGGAATCTGGAAGCAATAGGAGAGAAAGggattgcagcagcagcagcaggctgcTCTCCTGGAAGAGGGTTCAGCAAGAGCAAGCTCCTTGCACAGGAGTGGATCCCAGCCCCACACAGTGTGCTCTTCAGCCCAGCCCCAGCAAGCCCGGAGAACTCAGAGGGGTTCTGGAGACTGGTGGGGGTTCTAGTGAGGGTGGAGAAGCAAATGGGAAAGCTTGTCTGAAATTGACTGGGTCCCAGAAGCTAGCCAGCCTAATGGGCTCAGAGAAGGGCAGTGAAATCCAACTGTCCCCTGGCATTTAAGTTAAAGCACCTATGATAAATGACAGCAGCCAACAAAAGTTGCTGTCTGGTTAGCAGCTGGACcatttttctctccctgtttcATCCCCTAAGCCTCTTTCTACCCATGATCCTCCTTCAGGATCAGAGCATCTGccgcctcctccaggaagcctccccCTTGGACTTGTCCACCCTGTGTGATCACTGTTGACTGTGATCTGTCCCCTTGACGACCAGGGCGCTTTGAAGGCCTAGAACAACGGCCTCCAATTTTCGAGCTCACAGGCATGAAGCTATCCTCATAATTTCAAGAAGGGTGACACTTCGTGGCCTTATTCCCGTGGCCTTACACAACACAAGGGCTACAAAAATACTGTTGTTGAGATTACATCCTCAAAGGCAATGGACTAAGTTAAGGCCTTGAGCAGCCGCAGGGTCCAGGTTTGCTCTGCTCCCCTAAccctggctctctctctttctctgtcaggGACATGGGCAACTCTGATGGGGAAACAGCACACGACTCACAGATCACCCAGGAGGCTGTCCCCAAGACCCTGGGGACCTCCGAGCCTTCCTACGCATCTGTGAACCGTGGCCCACCCCTAGACAGAGCCGAGGTATTCACCAGCAAGCTCCAAGACTGAAACGAGTCCCTGTTCCAGGTGGTGGCCTCCTCTCAGCCTGGTTTTGCAGTCTGCACTGATGGTGTTTATGCTCTTACTGGACCAAATATGAAACAAAGGTTGTTGGTCCAACTTCATGAAAATCCATAATAAAATCTTCAGTGACAATATCTAGAATGAAAGCACAAGCACGGGACAGATATATGAGTGACATCGTATTGGGCATTGGACACTGGGTCTCAGGAGATGGGGACATTGTTATCAAATGGTGCTGAGGGCACGTGAGTTACTCAGCTCTCAACCCCGAGTCTCACCACCTTCCCCATGTGTTAAATGAGCCGCTGGATCTGGGCTATTATGGGTCCAGCTTGACCTAGCTTCCTAAACTGCTTTTCCCAAGGACATCATCATAGCCTCTGTTCTGTACCTTCTGGAAAATGATCTCTGCTTTCAGTTTAGAGTGAGTGAGTTTATTAAGTAGATAGCAAACCCAAGTAGAAGATTAAATAGAAAGAAGTAGGTAGAtagggatggatagatagacagatgatagatagatagatagacagatgatagatagatagatagatagatagatagacagatgatagatagatagatgatagatagatagatagatagatagatagatagatagatagatagatgatagatacattaTAGATGATGAATAGAGAGTTAGATGGATAGattgatagatacatagacagacagatggatggataataggtagatagataataggtagatagatgagtGATAGGTAGATAGAAAGTAAAACGTTATCAAGTCAGGTGCTCAGTAACCCAGCAGGTACCCACAAGAGAAGCCCCCTTTAAGCAGCCAGCTTGGGTTTCCTATGGAGAGTTCTGGGCAGAGGGGAGGACCCCTTCAGGTGAGGCTTCCAAGTGAAAGAACAAATAGCAAGAGAGCAAGATGATGTCATCAAATTGGGCCCTCCCAATATCGAGCAGGAACTGACTAGGGAAGTTGAGGCACTCAGCTGGAGCTCCCAACTGGCTCTTCTCTCCAAGGCTGAGCTGCCAGATTCCCTTTCCCACTGCAGCCATTTTTATACCTTGGGGTAAGCAGACATAACCCCGGTGGCGTTGGTTTATGTCCTGGTCCTGCATCATTTCTGTCACAGTTAGAGGGGCAGTGCAGCCCCAGACAAAGGGCCTTGGAGGGTTCTCACTGGACTCTGAAGTAGGAAGGGGGTGACAGCTAGCTTGCAGAGTGCAAATAATGAATGTTGGACCCTACTGTCCAATCACCGAGGAGGAGCAgttgccccaagagaccatctctcatcacagctgatgtaaaagcatgaggattttattaattctgtcatgacagggtcttccagcagtcgggaggttagaagaccctgaatgtctggtacaggctatttttaaagggaaaaaccacagaaggaaggggtgtctgggggttgttctttattatgattggcttattcaaaaaggctattaccaataattggctggagagtggttgccagatcagatgaggtaaagggaaacttctgagggtcactttgccccttcccagggactaagtcaaaacatcagtaactgagtcaacacctaagggttatcttgcccctattcagggagatggaaagttcccaagtACGTGCaagcatagctgttatgtccttggttcccaggggaggaggggaagtactgagagttgtcagaaatggcttcagaattgtcttaaagttctacatGAGTACAAATAGCACATGACATCCGAACAGTGTAATGTAATTACGGGATCTCAGACCAGTAGGAAGACCAGGAGCCAGTGAATTAGACTGACACAGAGCAAGCCCAAGAGGCTGCAGGATACACAGGGAGCAGGGAGGGCGCTGGGTCTACCTGTGCTCATGCATGCATGGAAAGGCACTGTTCCTGTCCTGGGTCTGGGTTCAAGAgactcatttctcttttctgagtCACAGACCAAGATGCTTCCCCTTTTGGGGTGTGCAAAACACGTCCCAGCCCACCCCTCATCACTGGAAGAGGAGCTTAGGAGCTGTTTATAGTAGAAAAgttacagctctctctctctctctctctctctctctctctctctctctctctctctctctctctctctcacacacacacacacacacacacacacacacactctagtgAATAGACTCTTCTTCCCGGGGCACTGCAGAATGATATAAGTCTGTGCCCCTTATGTCACTCGTAGTTGAAGTCTTGACTCTTGGGGGGTAATACTACAGTGGGGCTTTTGAAACTTTTGCTGTTGAAGGTGGGGTCCTCACCACTGGGATCCATGTTCTTATAAAAGAGCCCAgagctggtgtggtggcacatgcttgtaatcccggCGCTCAGGAGTTCAACATCGTCTTGGGTAATACAGTCAGGCTGAGGATAACTTTGGCTATACAAGAGACCTATTGAGAAAAAAGTGGTgttgggggtagggtgggtgttaggaatttttcctaacgtgAGCTCTCTGCCGAggcaaattcccaatcaagccaaatcaaaacaagccaaattaagagatatccaggtttaatgggattcctgtgctctcgggtggcccggagtgtagagagctgcgtggagtcacatctgatggcaatgtgtagagagctgcgtggagccgcac
This window contains:
- the LOC130888935 gene encoding 60S ribosomal protein L31-like, whose product is MAPAKKGGEKKKGRSAINEVVTREYTINIHKRIHGVGFKKRAPRALKEIRKFAMKEMGTPDVRIDTRLNKAVWAKGIRNVPYRIRVRLSRKRNEDEDSPNKLYTLVTYVPAVPVTTFKNLQTVNVDEN
- the Upk3a gene encoding uroplakin-3a, whose product is MLLLWALLVLGCLRCGWTVNLQPQLASVTFATNNPTLTTVALEKPLCLFDSSEPLSGTYNVYLYAMVDSASSRNVSVQSSAGTPLNTTSQQTQGGRSGPYKAAAFDLTPCGDLPSLDSVGDVTQASEILNAYLVRVGDNGTCLWDPNFQGLCNPPLTAATEYRFKYVLVNMSTGLVQDETLWSDPIRTNRPIPYSAIDTWPGRRSGGMIVITSILGSLPFFLLVGFAGAIVLSLVDMGNSDGETAHDSQITQEAVPKTLGTSEPSYASVNRGPPLDRAEVFTSKLQD